One Nicotiana tomentosiformis chromosome 4, ASM39032v3, whole genome shotgun sequence genomic window carries:
- the LOC138910377 gene encoding uncharacterized protein, translating into MKTLSYSDAVDLARKIETKGRDKRASSDLRKKAKTGGSFSGGATGTGNRGRGARDRAIVNQGQWNAGRGQVRVFAFTRQDAQASNVVVTGILSVCSFDALALIDTGSTHSYVSSYCALRFSRQPELLNDLFLVATTVGESLLAEYVYRAYQIRVEGRDTPADLIVLDMIDFDVLMGMDWLSSCYAIVDCHAKIVKFEILNEPSFILRGSQVPEICKVVSFMKAQRLLKKGCLGLLSIVNDTRKETVSIENVPVVREFSYIFPEDLPGLPPI; encoded by the exons ATGAAGACTTTATCATACTCTGATGCAGTCGACCTTGCTAGAAAGATTGAAACCAAGGGACGTGATAAACGTGCATCTAGTGATTTACGTAAGAAGGCCAAGACAGGAGGGTCTTTTAGTGGCG GTGCTACAGGTACGGGAAATAGAGGTCGAGGTGCTAGAGATCGTGCTATTGTGAATCAAGGACAATGGAATGCTGGTAGAGGTCAGGTGAGAGTTTTTGCATTTACTAGACAGGATGCTCAGGCCTCGAATGTTGTGGTTACAGGTATTCTTTCTGTCTGTTCATTTGATGCACTTGCATTGAttgatacaggatctactcactCCTATGTGTCCTCGTACTGTGCTTTGAGGTTTAGTAGACAACCTGAGCTATTGAATGATCTTTTTCTAGTTGCTACTACTGTTGGAGAGTCTCTATTAGCTGAATATGTATATCGTGCTTATCAGATTAGGGTTGAGGGTAGGGATACTCCAGCTGACCTTATTGTACTTGATATGATTGACTTTGACGTGctgatgggaatggattggttatcttcttGCTATGCTATCGTCGATTGTCATGCAAAGATAGTTAAGTTTGAGATACTAAACGAACCCAGTTTTATTCTAAGAGGGAGTCAGGTTCCAGAGATTTGCAAAGTTgtatcttttatgaaggctcaacgacTTCTGAAGAAAGGTTGCTTGGGTCTCTTATCTATTGTAAATGACACAAGAAAGGAAACAGTCAGTATAGAAAATGTACCAGTAGTGAGAGAATTTTCTTATATATTTCCTGAGGATTTACCAGGATTGCCTCCAATATGA
- the LOC138910378 gene encoding uncharacterized protein, translating into MARTRRPSSAGRGVGRGTTQGGGQVRVHQTRRQDAPQPEVGNMGQPQATMPDQVKEQGVQDDPSPVPTIVPSVALPADAVARLLNVLEALVPAQGGSSAPQSTLQTQAPAQSQTFGNKEVSIQEFLKLKSPKFTGSNNSADPQSFLDGTLKALRALECSNNLMQEYARDFEGLVQTPDMDISTYNTKFCKMARYAPYLVPTEEARVQRFVDGLVGHLYTAVA; encoded by the exons ATGGCTAGGACACGCAGACCTTCATCTGCTGGACGTGGTGTTGGACGTGGTACTACTCAGGGTGGCGGTCAAGTTAGGGTTCATCAAACTAGAAGACAGGATGCTCCTCAACCTGAAGTTGGGAACATGGGTCAACCCCAAGCTACTATGCCAGATCAAGTGAAAGAACAGGGGGTTCAGGATGATCCATCACCAGTGCCAACTATTGTACCTTCTGTTGCCTTACCTGCAGATGCAGTGGCAAGGTTATTGAATGTGTTAGAGGCATTGGTGCCTGCTCAGGGTGGAAGTTCAGCTCCTCAGTCTACTTTACAGACACAAGCACCTGCACAGTCTCAGACTTTCGGGAATAAGGAAGTATCCATACAAGAGTTCCTGaaattgaaatcaccaaaattcacAGGATCTAATAATTCAGCAGATCCTCAAAGTTTCTTGGATGGGACACTCAAGGCATTACGTGCTCTAGAATGTTCTA ACAACCTGATGCAAGAATATGCTAGAGACTTTGAGGGATTGGTTCAGACTCCAGATATGGATATATCAACATATAACACCAAGTTTTGTAAGATGGCAAGATATGCTCCTTACTTAGTGCCTACCGAAGAAGCTCGAGTTCAGAGGTTTGTTGATGGATTGGTTGGTCATCTATACACTGCAGTAGCTTGA
- the LOC138910380 gene encoding uncharacterized protein has protein sequence MAPYEALYSRRCRSPIGRFKAGETNLLGPDLVQEAIDKVQLIMQRLFNSQSRQKSYADKRRRDFSVHNCGQSVPTSLSYERCDAVWEKRQAEPQVLEAPTIPLDEKLSYEEELMAIVDRQVRKLRSKETVFVKVLWRNHTVEEATWEVEDAMRVKYPYLFQSTENLLFHYLQ, from the exons atggcaccatACGAAGCACTGTATAGTAGAAGATGTCGTTCTCCTATCGGAAGGTTTAAAGCTGGTGAGACTAACTTATTGGGACCCGACTTAGTACAAGAAGCTATTGACAAGGTCCAATTAATCATGCAGAGATTGTTCAATTCTCAAAGCAGACAAAAGTCGTATGCAgataagagaagaagagattTTAGTGTTCACAATTGTGGACAAAGTGTTCCTACGAGTCTCtcctatgaaaggtgtgatgcAGTTTGGGAAAAGAGGCAAGCTGAGCCCCAG GTGCTTGAAGCGCCGACTATACCGCTTGATGAGAAGTtgtcttacgaggaggagctgatGGCTATTGTTGATAGACAAGTAAGAAAGCTACGGTCAAAAGAAACTGTATTCGTGAAAGTCTTATGGAGAAACCATACAGTTGAAGAAGCTACATGGGAAGTGGAAGATGCTATGCGAGtcaagtatccttatttatttcaGTCTACAG AAAATTTACTGTTTCATTATTTACAGTAA